Proteins found in one Streptomyces sp. CB09001 genomic segment:
- a CDS encoding cupin domain-containing protein: MSGIRIQRRADALVNEEYGCAFRRILPWESSGPSDTGMGVCTVAPGTATTPHSHEDHEHFYVVRGSGHAEVDGERTRIAAGDALVVGAHQRHHFENASDTEELEMVSVWSLGPFGAAPAAGQAHGEAR; this comes from the coding sequence ATGAGCGGCATCCGGATCCAGCGGCGGGCCGACGCCCTCGTCAACGAGGAGTACGGCTGCGCGTTCCGCCGCATCCTGCCCTGGGAGTCCAGCGGACCCTCGGACACCGGCATGGGCGTGTGTACCGTCGCGCCCGGCACGGCCACCACCCCGCACTCCCACGAGGACCACGAGCACTTCTACGTGGTGCGCGGCAGCGGCCACGCCGAGGTCGACGGGGAGCGTACGCGGATCGCCGCGGGCGACGCCCTGGTGGTCGGCGCCCACCAGCGCCACCACTTCGAGAACGCCTCGGACACCGAGGAGTTGGAGATGGTGTCGGTCTGGTCCCTCGGCCCCTTCGGCGCCGCCCCGGCCGCCGGGCAGGCCCACGGGGAGGCCCGATGA
- a CDS encoding class I tRNA ligase family protein, with protein MTPAPRRFLVTATPPTTNGDLHVGHLSGPYLGADVFSRAQRMLGHTVLYASGGDDHQTYVVTTAERLGLDPVELAARCNREIAGTLELAGIDIDAFTSPDDAYRAEVREFFTGLHRTGRLKTRTWTFPYCGRTGRYLLEAFATGYCPECLVGTCGAICENCGHPNDVDSLLFPTSTGAGPVTATQPRETEILVLPLEEYREQFTEFYRARRATMRPHVLRFVDEMLSRPLPDFPVSYPADWGIPVGIDGFDGQVFNVWAEMLPGLRHMAEAARARRSPATPPGVWAADSGFELVQFLGYDNTFYFAFAHLGLTFAHGGLTEPAAIVTNEFYHLDGAKFSTSRRHLVWARDLVGKYGADNVRFHLALGNPEHQPANFTEADFLDTVRTRLHQPLHSLAAALAPHTGRPVTAGPRTEALLDRYRDRMRRAYTLETFSMRQAAETTANLLALLAARAPDDPGLAVTGLRAAAEHAAPLVPGLAAAIEARYTAAAPGTVPDLADLLPVTL; from the coding sequence ATGACACCGGCCCCGCGCCGCTTCCTGGTCACCGCCACACCCCCCACCACCAACGGCGACCTGCACGTCGGCCACCTCTCCGGGCCCTACCTGGGCGCCGACGTGTTCAGCCGCGCCCAGCGCATGCTGGGACACACCGTCCTGTACGCCTCCGGCGGCGACGACCACCAGACGTACGTGGTCACCACGGCCGAGCGGCTGGGCCTGGACCCGGTGGAGCTGGCGGCGCGCTGCAACCGCGAGATCGCCGGCACGCTGGAACTCGCCGGCATCGACATCGACGCGTTCACCAGCCCCGACGACGCCTACCGCGCCGAGGTGCGGGAGTTCTTCACCGGCCTGCACCGGACGGGCCGGCTCAAGACCCGCACCTGGACCTTCCCGTACTGCGGGCGGACCGGCCGCTACCTCCTGGAGGCCTTCGCCACCGGGTACTGCCCCGAGTGCCTGGTCGGCACCTGCGGGGCGATCTGCGAGAACTGCGGCCACCCCAACGACGTCGACTCGCTGCTCTTCCCCACGAGCACCGGCGCCGGGCCGGTCACCGCCACCCAGCCGCGCGAGACGGAGATCCTGGTCCTGCCGCTGGAGGAGTACCGGGAGCAGTTCACCGAGTTCTACCGCGCCCGGCGGGCCACGATGCGCCCGCACGTGCTGCGCTTCGTCGACGAGATGCTCTCCCGGCCGCTGCCCGACTTCCCGGTCAGCTACCCGGCCGACTGGGGCATCCCGGTCGGCATCGACGGCTTCGACGGCCAGGTCTTCAACGTCTGGGCCGAGATGCTGCCGGGCCTGAGGCACATGGCGGAGGCCGCCCGGGCCCGCCGCAGCCCCGCGACGCCGCCCGGCGTGTGGGCGGCGGACTCGGGCTTCGAACTCGTGCAGTTCCTCGGCTACGACAACACGTTCTACTTCGCCTTCGCCCACCTCGGGCTCACCTTCGCGCACGGGGGGCTGACCGAGCCGGCCGCGATCGTGACCAACGAGTTCTACCACCTGGACGGGGCCAAGTTCTCCACCAGCCGCCGCCACCTCGTCTGGGCCCGCGACCTGGTGGGCAAGTACGGCGCGGACAACGTGCGTTTCCACCTCGCGCTCGGCAACCCGGAGCACCAGCCCGCCAACTTCACCGAGGCGGACTTCCTGGACACCGTACGCACCCGGCTGCACCAGCCGCTCCACAGCCTCGCGGCGGCCCTGGCCCCGCACACCGGGCGGCCCGTGACGGCCGGGCCGAGGACCGAGGCGCTCCTGGACCGCTACCGCGACCGGATGCGGCGGGCCTACACGCTGGAGACCTTCTCGATGCGGCAGGCCGCCGAGACCACCGCGAACCTGCTCGCGCTGCTCGCCGCCAGGGCGCCGGACGACCCCGGACTCGCCGTCACCGGTCTCCGGGCCGCCGCCGAGCACGCCGCGCCCCTGGTGCCCGGCCTCGCCGCCGCCATCGAGGCCCGGTACACGGCAGCGGCCCCGGGCACCGTGCCGGACCTGGCCGACCTCCTGCCCGTCACCCTCTGA
- a CDS encoding ATP-grasp domain-containing protein, whose product MHIAFVDSNPAALEAIRLAKEAGHRVTYLQSAEPFYPPTEKNLRIVGSVDHLVDNLVTTDAETVTRVLADRHAADPIDVVTAQLELSAEAVAVACRELGLRGTATEGVLTARRKDRCRAALDRAGLASARHALAETEEAALAAAEEIGYPVILKPPSGADSLLSYVATNPAEAAAGCRGVLTGLDAVPVQWHEQFTRGILVEEYLVGTLVSVELGARDGEFFPFAVSGRFRWAEDEVVELGSYIPAALSGEQTEACVAYAADVCRAIGLDLGVFHLEIMVTGRGPVLVEVNPRVMGGALPTIYRHATGTDIFSGLLAILEPGAEVPLPGTLDGCVGGRKVMARDGGTLAPGASLEWIAERPGVLEVVGFDSYGTGPGRTVAAGQIVARFMLRGPDHPSVVRTAEQILRRLEEDLGIALMIGEKD is encoded by the coding sequence ATGCACATCGCGTTCGTCGACTCCAACCCCGCCGCGCTCGAAGCAATCCGGCTGGCCAAGGAGGCCGGTCACCGGGTGACCTACCTCCAGTCCGCCGAGCCGTTCTATCCGCCCACCGAGAAGAACCTGCGGATCGTCGGCTCGGTGGACCACCTCGTCGACAACCTGGTCACCACGGACGCCGAGACCGTCACCCGGGTCCTCGCCGACCGCCACGCGGCCGACCCCATCGACGTGGTCACCGCCCAGCTGGAGCTGAGCGCCGAGGCCGTCGCCGTCGCCTGCCGGGAGCTGGGCCTGCGCGGCACGGCGACCGAGGGCGTCCTCACCGCCCGCCGCAAGGACCGGTGCCGGGCCGCGCTGGACAGGGCCGGGCTCGCCTCCGCGCGCCACGCGCTGGCCGAGACCGAGGAGGCGGCGCTGGCCGCGGCAGAGGAGATCGGCTACCCGGTGATCCTCAAGCCGCCGTCGGGCGCGGACAGTCTGCTCTCCTACGTGGCCACCAACCCCGCCGAGGCCGCCGCCGGCTGCCGCGGGGTGCTGACCGGACTGGACGCGGTGCCCGTGCAGTGGCACGAGCAGTTCACCCGCGGCATCCTCGTCGAGGAGTACCTGGTCGGCACCCTGGTCTCGGTCGAACTGGGCGCAAGGGACGGGGAGTTCTTCCCCTTCGCGGTGTCCGGGCGGTTCCGCTGGGCCGAGGACGAGGTGGTGGAGCTGGGCTCCTACATCCCCGCGGCGCTGTCCGGGGAACAGACCGAGGCCTGCGTCGCCTACGCCGCCGACGTGTGCCGGGCGATCGGCCTGGACCTGGGCGTCTTCCACCTGGAGATCATGGTGACCGGGCGCGGGCCGGTGCTGGTCGAGGTCAACCCCCGGGTGATGGGCGGCGCCCTGCCCACCATCTACCGGCACGCCACCGGCACCGACATCTTCTCCGGACTGCTGGCGATCCTGGAACCCGGCGCCGAGGTGCCCCTGCCCGGCACGCTCGACGGCTGCGTCGGCGGACGCAAGGTGATGGCCCGCGACGGCGGCACCCTCGCACCCGGCGCCTCACTGGAGTGGATCGCCGAGCGGCCCGGCGTCCTGGAGGTCGTCGGCTTCGACAGCTACGGCACCGGACCCGGCCGCACGGTGGCCGCCGGACAGATCGTGGCCCGCTTCATGCTGCGCGGGCCGGACCATCCGTCCGTGGTTCGGACGGCCGAGCAGATCTTGCGCCGTTTGGAAGAAGATCTCGGTATTGCCCTGATGATCGGCGAGAAGGACTGA
- the lysA gene encoding diaminopimelate decarboxylase codes for MTSPSAPSSAEQPGLPGTLDGPRLAAAAAEHGTPLWLYDAGTIRAQIDRLRRFDVIRYAQKACSNLHILRLMREEGVHVDAVSEGEIERALAAGYRVGGDDEPIVFTADLLNRSTLRRVVELGIPVNAGSPQMLDQVGRAAPGHPVWIRINPGFGHGHSRKTNTGGEHSKHGIWHEHLEESLALVDRHGLDLVGLHMHIGSGVDYGHLESVCETMVKQVRMAGRDIRAISAGGGLSVPYTPGDPEIDTDRYFELWDAARRELVSELGHPVRLEIEPGRFLVAGSGVLAAEVRAHKPVGSNYFVLVDAGFNDLMRPAMYGSNHRVSVLDADGAPRASDARDTVLAGPLCESGDVFTQIEGGDVEPVPLPRTDVGDLVVFHDTGAYGASMSSNYNSRPLIPEVLVDGAETRLIRRRQTVAELLAPELDSLPGSGSGGRHPGA; via the coding sequence ATGACCTCCCCATCCGCCCCTTCCTCCGCCGAGCAGCCCGGCCTGCCCGGTACCCTGGACGGCCCCCGGCTCGCCGCCGCGGCCGCCGAGCACGGCACGCCGCTGTGGCTGTACGACGCCGGGACGATCCGCGCCCAGATCGACCGGCTGCGCCGCTTCGACGTCATCCGCTACGCGCAGAAGGCCTGCTCCAACCTGCACATCCTGCGCCTGATGCGGGAGGAGGGCGTCCACGTCGACGCCGTGTCGGAGGGCGAGATCGAGCGGGCGCTCGCGGCCGGCTACCGGGTCGGCGGGGACGACGAGCCGATCGTCTTCACCGCCGACCTGCTGAACCGCTCCACGCTGCGCCGGGTGGTCGAGCTGGGCATCCCCGTCAACGCGGGCTCCCCGCAGATGCTGGACCAGGTGGGCCGGGCGGCCCCCGGCCACCCGGTGTGGATCCGGATCAACCCGGGCTTCGGGCACGGCCACAGCCGCAAGACCAACACCGGCGGTGAGCACAGCAAGCACGGCATCTGGCACGAGCACCTCGAAGAGAGCCTCGCGCTGGTCGACCGGCACGGGCTCGACCTGGTCGGCCTGCACATGCACATCGGCTCCGGGGTGGACTACGGCCACCTGGAATCGGTGTGCGAGACCATGGTCAAGCAGGTCAGGATGGCCGGGCGGGACATCCGCGCCATCTCCGCCGGAGGCGGACTCTCCGTGCCGTACACGCCGGGCGACCCGGAGATCGACACCGACCGCTACTTCGAACTCTGGGACGCCGCCCGCCGGGAGCTGGTCTCCGAACTCGGCCACCCGGTGCGGCTGGAGATCGAGCCCGGACGCTTCCTGGTGGCCGGTTCCGGCGTGCTGGCCGCCGAGGTGCGGGCCCACAAGCCCGTGGGCAGCAACTACTTCGTCCTGGTCGACGCCGGGTTCAACGACCTGATGCGGCCCGCGATGTACGGCAGCAACCACCGCGTCTCGGTGCTCGACGCCGACGGCGCCCCCCGCGCCTCCGACGCCCGCGACACCGTCCTGGCCGGACCGCTGTGCGAGTCGGGGGACGTCTTCACCCAGATCGAGGGCGGGGACGTGGAACCGGTGCCGCTGCCCCGCACCGACGTCGGCGACCTGGTGGTCTTCCACGACACCGGCGCCTACGGCGCGAGCATGTCGTCCAACTACAACTCCCGGCCGCTCATCCCCGAGGTTCTGGTCGACGGCGCCGAGACCCGCCTGATCCGCCGTCGCCAGACGGTCGCCGAACTGTTGGCCCCGGAGCTCGACTCCCTGCCCGGGTCCGGATCGGGCGGCCGCCACCCCGGAGCGTGA
- a CDS encoding ester cyclase family protein, with the protein MTETKRSESARHIERLYAEVYNANRLDRMPEFYAPDILNHGGEGEVGVDALRNRVGAMFIAFSDAQVRIEHMVAQNDRVMVFLHWTGHLSGSDQELSLRTANLYRVTNGQIAEHWSVVDQSGLTRFGLPAGDQTQPAGKPDPNAGETEQANTRTVLTVWEEIMQQHRLERADDFYRQDYIQHNPFAAQSGTGLQGMKDFFAGLFALAPDLTGEITQVVAEGDRVAVFCLWRGHEASSGREVRLHTADLLRLQDGLIAEHWDVMDYSAVAQFGVTP; encoded by the coding sequence ATGACCGAGACCAAGCGCAGTGAGAGCGCGCGGCACATCGAGCGGTTGTACGCCGAGGTGTACAACGCGAACCGCCTCGATCGGATGCCGGAGTTCTACGCGCCGGACATCCTCAACCACGGGGGCGAGGGCGAGGTGGGGGTCGACGCCCTGCGCAACCGGGTGGGGGCCATGTTCATCGCCTTCTCCGACGCCCAGGTCCGCATCGAGCACATGGTGGCGCAGAACGACCGGGTGATGGTGTTCCTGCACTGGACCGGTCATCTCTCGGGCTCGGACCAGGAGTTGTCCCTGCGGACCGCGAACCTGTACCGGGTGACGAACGGGCAGATCGCCGAGCACTGGAGCGTCGTCGACCAGTCCGGGCTGACCCGGTTCGGACTGCCCGCGGGCGACCAGACGCAGCCCGCGGGCAAGCCCGACCCGAACGCCGGCGAAACCGAGCAGGCCAACACACGGACGGTGCTGACGGTCTGGGAAGAGATCATGCAGCAGCACCGGCTGGAACGCGCGGACGACTTCTACCGGCAGGACTACATCCAGCACAACCCCTTCGCGGCGCAGTCCGGGACCGGCCTTCAGGGTATGAAGGACTTCTTCGCCGGGCTGTTCGCCCTGGCCCCCGATCTGACCGGGGAGATCACGCAGGTGGTCGCCGAGGGCGACCGGGTCGCGGTCTTCTGCCTCTGGCGGGGCCACGAGGCCTCCAGCGGCCGGGAGGTGCGGCTGCACACCGCGGACCTGCTGCGGTTGCAGGACGGGCTGATCGCCGAGCACTGGGACGTCATGGACTACTCGGCCGTGGCTCAGTTCGGGGTGACCCCGTAG